Part of the Acropora palmata chromosome 10, jaAcrPala1.3, whole genome shotgun sequence genome, CTCGAGTCTTTTGAGTGAGATCAAAACATGCAAAGAGCTCATCGATTCACAAAGAGCACAGATACGGCAACTCCAAGTGGACAAAAGAGATATAGAGGACAGTTGCATCAGTCTGAAGAGGGAGGTTGTTGTGTTGAAAACGAAACGTGGCGAAAGGCGATCGCTGGAATATCAAAGTGACAGCGATAGTGAAGGAATGACATCCACTCGAAAGAATTCGGCCGAGCGTTGCGAGTTTCTCAAACAAGACATTCTTCGGCTCACCAAGCGGGGGACCGAATTGGAGAACGTGATCAAGGCGTTGAAGTCAGACAACTCCAACTTAGAGGAGGAAAAAGTGTGTTTACTCGACTCACTGTACCACCAACTGGAAAAGAATGAGAAACTGGAGGTGCAAATCGAGAAATTGAAAGGTTTAATGAACGAAGACATCATCGCTAACGGATTAAATCccaagacaacaacaaaactgcTACAAAACGGGATTCAAAGCGGCAGTAATGGAGAACGAGTCAGTGTGAATGGAAATGCCGTCGAGGGAAGCCTGAGTGGCCACCGGGACATAAATGGAAACGATTCCTATCCTGAGGAATTACAGAAAGCTTCAGTTCAGCTGACGGAGAAGTTAGGAACTCTACAACAGCAGATCCGTGAGATTGAAaacgaaaaggaaaaaattcaaaaggatCTGGACGAGAGCAGAAACAATGAAAGGGAGCTTCGAGGGATCGTTTCCACGCTGGAAAAAGAGGCCATGGTAAACAGCCACCAGTTGCAAAAGAGTCAAGGAGTGACGGACACACTGCAGGGTTGTCTACGCGAAGCGcacgaagaaaaagaagaattgaCCGAATCGCTTGAGGAAATCACAGAAGAAAAGACagctttggaaaaaaagatcGAAACTCTAGAGAATGAACTAAACGAACTAAAAGAGAAGTATCAGAGCACAAAGGGCGAATTGGAAAGCGATTTAGCTGGGGTTGACGATATGGATCATAACAAGGAGCAAATGAGATTGATTCAAGCCAAACTGTCCGACCTTTCCGAGTCTTTGACCGACAAAGACAAAGATAGCAGCTGTGAAGTCGTAAATGCGAGAGAGCAGCACTCGCTATCACTGGAAGAACAAGGGAACAGAATAACTTCAATGATCGAGACAGTTCGGAGAGAAGTCAACCTTATGAAGAAAGAGCATGAAGATGCAAAAACTGAACAGGACGACCTCAAAGCTAAGCTGGATGcttctgaaactgaaaaggtATCGCTGCAGAAAAACGTGAGAGAACTTGACGAGAAGCGAAGACAAGTGAAGAGTTTCATAACGAAACTTACGGAGGAGAAAGAGGCTTTGTCAGAACAAATAGAAGAGATCAAACAACAGAAGACCAACTTAGCTGACGCTTTGGAAAACGTGTATCAAAGCAAGGAGGGTCTTCAGTGCCAGTTGGAAGATGCTTTGACTAAACAGCACGAAAGTAGCCAGTCTTTGTTTGACGTTGCTGCAGAGGTTCAAAGTTTGAAGAAGTCTCTCAGTAAAGTGGTGGAGGAGCGAGACACACTGAAGGAAGCATTGTTGCGAAGTAACTCTGAACTGCAAACACTTAAGAAATCCGAAGCCAAGTGGAATGAAAAGATGACGGGAGCTCAGGTGGAGGCAGACCAAAATGTCCAAGACAAAACCGAGGAAAGcaaagaggattttgaaaagagGGAGACGGAGAACACTAGTCAAAGCGATGCACAAGCGGCAGTCAGGATGGAAGATGAAGACAATTCTCTTGTTTATGAAATGGTCACGACCTTTGACAATGAATCTTTTGCGGAGTCAGCTATTGAAGAGACACCTTTGTTAGCTCAAGTGGAGGCATCGCCGACCCTCGAGAGTTTGCCTCCTGTTGATCACCATGAAACACGTGATGACTTGTACGCCCAAAAGCAGGCACTTGAGGAGGAGATTGAACGGCTGAAGAACTGGGTTGAGTCTTTTTCGGCAGAAAAACAAGCCTtggagaaagaaaacgaagctATGCTTAAAGCTAATCACGATATACTTAGAGAACTGGAAAAAGCCAGAGAACAACAAAGAGAGCTGAGGCTTCGCCAAGAGGAAGTTTCTGCATTGGCGAAAGGCGATGACATATCCTCCCAAGATTTGACCGCCTCTTTTGAAGATAACAAAAGCGAAAAAGCGCAGCTCCAACAAGAGATTCAAAGCAAAGTggatgaaaatgacaagatgaGAGAGGCTCTACAATTCGCGAATTCACACAAGGATACTCTGGAAGACAAACAGAGAGAATCACAGGAAACGATAAAAGAATTGGAAAGATCTTGCGAAGCTCTGAAAGCAGAGATAGAAGACCTGAGGAGACAAAGCAAAGATATGGAGGAAAGCTATGGAACTGAGAAAGAGAGATTGTTTCTGGAAAGCGATTTGCGAACCAAAGAAGTTGCGCGGCTCTTAGAGCAAGTGGAATATTTTGAAGAACAGATCCAAGAGAAATCACAAATGCTGTGCGAATTAGGTGACAAATTGAAGGAGGCGGAGACTCTGGTTGCCAACATCAAATCAGAAAAGGAGGTCCTTGAGGCAAGTCTTGCAAGAGCTGAGGAAGACAAAGCAAAAGACAGTGAAAGCATCGAACAACTGAAGCAGGAACTGGAAAACACTGCCAAGGTACATACCGAAACCGAAAGCACGCTGAAAGAAGTCCAAAGTAAACTTTGCAATACAGATGACGATTTGGAGTATGGtgaagaaaagaaggaaagtCTGGCAACGAAGATTGACAAGTTAATAGAGAAAGAGAAGCTTCTTATCCTGGAGATAGCGGTGAAGTCTCACGAAAACTCCAAGCTACAAGAAAGCGTGGAAACACTGCAAGGTGACAAAGCATTTCTGGCACGAAAGTTGGAAGAAACAAAGATGGAAAGTAATTTAATCAGAGATGAGCTTCAGGATTTGAGGAACCAGGCCTCAGACTTGAGAAAATTCATCGACGACGAAGCCATTGTTAACAAAGAAGAACAAACTGGAGAGATCCCGGAAAAGGAGTCGACTCTCCTTGACGCTGTTTCTGAGTACATTGAAGCTCTCACTGAAAAAAAGGCATCACTAGAAGCTAAAATCGAGAAAGTTGAAGCTTCGAGCCGCGAAATACAAGACAATAATAAACAGCTACTACAGGAGCGAACGGAGCTGACAATTCAACTGCAAGAGGCACTGGACAAAGAGCATAACGATGAATCCAACTTGAAAACAAGGCAAGGTTATGATGAGGTGCGCCTGTCACGTGAGATCAGTGATGTCCGAAGTCTGATTGAAAAGCTTAGCttacaaaaggaaaagttaGGAGCTGCCTTGGCTCATAAAGAACATCAAATAGCAACAGTAACTGCTGAAGCGATCGAGAAGACAAAGATGTTAGAAACcaaggaaaaggaaacagaGTCATTGAGCCAAAGGGCGGTTGCCCTCGAAAAAGCTAAAGATGGCTCAGAGAAATTACTCGAGGAGCTGGAACGGGAGAAAACTAAGGTTGCAATATTGTCACAAGAGCTCGAGAGCTTAAAGGAACACGAAAATGCCGATTTGCATGAGGTGTGCAACAGGCTCGAAGAGGAGAAGAAGGCTTTCATGATGGCTGTGAACAAATCCCGAGAGCTTGAGAAGCGTTTGAAGAGGGCAGAAGAAGAGACTAACAGAGTACTCGAACAGAAGAATGAGCTCGAGGCCAACGTGGAAGCACAGGCTGCCTCTATAGTTTCGTTTGAAAGGATTGGAGTAGAGAGTGAGTTAAAATGGAAGAAGGAAATGGACGAAAAAGGCAAAGAGCTTGATTCTCTAAAACAGGAGATGAAGAAGTCCAACGTCGCAATGACAAACTTGCTAAGAGTTGTGGATGACCTGAATAGAAAAATTGCCGAGCTTGAGAAGCACTGCTTGGAAGCTGAAAAATCGCGCAAAGAAGCAGCTGAGGAAGTGAATAAACTCCAAGCAAAGCTAAACGACGAAAAAGAGAGGAAGAAAGCACTGGAAGCGAAGTGTGCGGAAATTGAAGGAACCATAGCCAATTATGAAGCTGAGAGAGATGGACTGAGGAAGCAGGTTGCTAATAACGACAAAGAAAAGCACGCGCTTTATAGTAACGTAAAGGAACTAGAAGAAAAGAATAAGGATAAGGCGAAAAAGCTTCTCGATATGAACTGCACCAGGACGCTCTTGGAAGACGAGTACAAGAAGACCAATTCGGAGATACAATACCTGAAGGAAGAGCTGGCAAAGAAGACTTCGTCTCTAGAGAACATCGAGAAGGAGCTGACGGACTCCAGAGAGTTCATCCATGAAGGTAAAGATAAGAACGTTCAActaaagaaggaaaaagaggAACTGAGCAAAGCACTCGAAGCAACAGAAAGCAAACTGCGACAAGCGGAGGCACAGACTAAGAAAACGACGGAGCAAAATGAGAAATTAACAGACAAGTTGAAAGCcattgaaaaggaaatgacTAATCTTAATTCAGCGTTCGGAGAGGCAAAGACAAAGGAAGAAAAGTTACGCGATACTATGAAGACAGAGACAGAAATGGCCGAAAGCGAATTACAGAGTTTGAATGAAGAGTGTGAACTTCTGCAACAGAAATTACGTGAAGTAAATGGGAAGAATGTGGAACTAGAGAAAGCCCTTGAAGAAAGATTTACTCTGGAGAAGGATCTAGCTAAACTCAAAGATGAGCACAAGGCGTTAGGAATCTTCTCTCAAAAGCTGGTTGATGAAAAAGTTGATCGAGATGAAGCAGTCAGAGAGAAACAGGACATGGAAAGACAGCTTCGGCGTGAAAAGAACGAAAGAGCGAAAACAGAGGAGGAATTGGCGAGGCTTAAAAGAGAGTACGAGGCTCGCAAATCATCGGCACGAAAGGGCGACGTTCAAGATCAAACGGATGGTGGAGACTCGCTTCAAAGCGAAGGAGAACAAATAATTGCGTCTACTGAGGGCAGTGTCCTTTCAGCGGGAGTTGAAATACATTTCGGCTCACAACCAGTCCTTGATAACGTAAATTCAGGTGAAGAACGAGAAGAAATTGCTCGGTTACAAGAAGAAATGGAAGAATTGAAGGATGAAAAGGACGAGTTGAATGAGATCATTGACGAGCTGAGGTCAAAGACGAAAAAGTTACAAACACTTACGGATTCTTTGatagaggaaaaagaaaatatcgaAGACAAATTAGACGAAGATACAAAGCGCCACAAGGAAGAAATTGGCTCTCACGTGGACAGAAACAAAGAACTGTCAAGAAAGGTGGAGGTTTTAGTCAAAGACAAGAACCTTCTCCGCGAGGAACTCAAAGCCATGGAGAAGCGGTACGCAGAAGAATCCAAAAAGCTGGAGGATGCTTTGgagaagagaaaacaagaagTGGAACTCGTCACGAATACAACAAAAGCAGACAAGGCAAAGCGTTTTGAAAGTGAGCTGgctgaaagcaaaaaaaaggtgaaagagTTGGAAAGCAAGTTGGAGAGAATGAACTTTGAAAAGCAGCAGTGGATTGCTGCAAACGAAGATGCCGAGACAAAACTGGATCACGCACATACCGAGTTGGAAAATAAGAAGGTCGAGATCAAATCTCTTCAAGACGAAGTTTTAAAGTACAAGCGATCACGTTCCGAGCGAAGAAAACACATAGACACGCCGAAGAATGACACGAAAGAACTTTCACAGCTTCGGAAAGAATTGGAAGAAAAGGAGAATGCAATTGAATCGCTTGAAGATAAATTTGCCACACACAGACGACAATCACTTGAACGAGAGAATGAAATCCACATCCATGTCGACcgaatacaagaaaaacagaagGAGAAAGATAGCAAAATCGCTGCGCTGGAAGAGGAAATAAAAGAATATAAAAGGAAGGTACATCAAGGTGTTGGCGAGTCTCCAGTTGCGATAACTGACAAAGACTATAAGGAAAAGATAGCCAAATTTCAGACAGAATTGGCTGAAAAGGAGAGGCGAATTGGATCACTGGAAGAAGCAATCGTGGAGTACAAGAGGACGAGATTCGAGCAGGAACGAGACTTCCAAGCAAAAGAGGCACATTTAGCAGCGGCGCGGGAGGAGCTGTACAAGACTATGAAAGAAACATGCGAGGAAGGACAACGGATGGAAAGTGTAAGGCATGCAAACAAAAAGCTGCAAGAAGCTTTGGCACTAACgaaggaaaacgaaaacaaacttAGGAAAAAGCTGCAAGCAGTCCAAGGAAAAGAGAAGTCACAAAGTTCGATCCTTGAAGAGAGGCGTCGAAGTGCGTCCAAAGAGAATGGCTTGGAATGCATAGCGGAAAACGTGAGATCGTCAAACCTTGCCGAGCTTAACCTCGCTCCACCCGGAATGGAGTCAAATCAACTCGAGAAAAGACTCAGCTCGAGTTCCCTTGAAAATGCGAAGAGAGAGATAGCCACCCTTGAAGCTCAAGGACAAGAGCTCAGGAGTGAGCTGCGAAAGGCGCGTGATCAGGTCTTTGATTTGCAGCTCGAACTTTCAGATGCGCTACGAGCTTTGAGGCAAAAGGAACGTCTCAGAGACCAAGATCGCAAGCTATTCCAGTCAAGCATCGAAGACATGGAGAAAGAGTACAACAAAATGCGCAAAGAATTTTCAGCGCTCATAACAATGGAGAAAAACAGGTCCTCTTATATCACAGTGGTGGAACTCAAAGGCAGCTTGAAAAAAGCAGAGTCGGATATGCTAGAAGCAATTTCTAACACATCAGACCTACTGAATAAAGCGAAGAACGACATTAAAGAGAGTCGACGCGTTGAGTCGGAAAAAGAAATGGCTGAGAGGTCAAGCGAGCGCTCGAGAGGCTTCATAGAAAAGTCCACACAAGAAAACAAGGATCTTCTGAAGCAGTTGGACGAGGCTTGGAAAGAGCGAGACAGGCTTACGAAGAAGCTCAAACGCTTAGAAGTTACTCAGGTTCTCTTGAAGCAGATCCTAAACGAGTCGTCTGTGGAGATAGAACGGTTTAAGCGGCTGGTTGATGATTCTGGGAAATGGGAAAAACAACGAGTGACGAGTAGTGGAAGTCAGAAGCCCACAGTCAACACAAGGGAGTTAGAAACCCAAAGTGATTTGACCTCGATTGATTTAGAAGAAgctgaaaaattgaaagatcGTCTTGAAGAACTTCGAAAGAACATCAGGGGTCTTGAAGCGTGCCTGGAGGACGAACGATCCAAAGGGGAAGGTCATCTTCTTGATTATCTACGAGAGAAGAACAGACTAAACGCTGAGATTTCCGCTTTGAAACAATGCGTTAAAGAAACCACTGGTAAGAACGACAAACTGCAGTCCATGGTCAACGAATTACGAGGAAAACTACAACACACCCAACGAGAGAAAGCTACAGCCGAGATCGAGGTCTCTGATGTTCGGTCTGAGGTCCACAAACTTCGGAAGCTTTCGTACGACGAGCGCGCTGAGAAGAATTCCTTGATGCAAGTAAATGCAGAACTAAAACGATCACTACAGGGCACGAAGGAAAAGGACGGAAAAGTTGTCAAAGAATCCGAAAGGGttaaagaattgaaaaaagaaaaagaacgcTTAACAGCTGAGAATGGCATGCTGAGAAAGAGCCTCAAGGACGACAAAGAGAATTTTGCCGCTGTCTGTAAGGAGTTAGAGAATGCCAAGAAACGAATAAGCGAGGTGTCTAATGGCAAGGAAGCCGTCATAAAAAAGAACGTGGCCTTAGAGACTGAACTGCAAGTAATGAAAGATAAGTTTTCAAGCCTGGAACAAGATCGCGACGAATTTAAGAACCAGTGCAGACACATAGaagaaaactgcaaagatTTGGATAACGAGAGAGCCAAACTCATAGCGGATGCACGTTCGTACAAggcaaaaatggaaaagacgAATCAAGATATGCAGTCCAAATGCGaagcaaaagagaaagaagccGCTTCGTTGCAAACGAAAGTTGATCGATTGAGCGCTCTccaaagaaaacttgaaagcGATTGCCGAGgcatggaaaaagaaaaagagagagcaGTAGCACAAGCTCGTTCACTAGAATCCGATAAGCAACGCATCGAAACAATCAACAGGGATCAAAGGGCCGAGATCGAACGTCTTCGCCTCGACAAGGGAAATCACAGAGAGATCAACGAGAAGCTCAAGAACTTGTTTGCAGAGAAAGacaaactggaaacaatgaaTAAAGACCTGGAAATGGACATGAGGAGACTTTACAGGGCGCTGGATGCAAAAGGAGAAGAGATGAACAAAGTTGTTCAGGAATTACATGACATGGCGTCTAAGGTAATTATCTGAATACCATTCTTTTTAGGTCAACACTGCTGAAGGACAAGGAGTTAATACAACTGAACGCGAAACTGAATATATTCAACAGTAGCACGCCCAATCTAATGTAAACTGGCGCGAAATTTTTAATGCAATCACGAAGCGTTGAAATCGCAATCGTGTAATTACTTTagaaagtcatttgaaaaatactATTTCTGAGCAAATCCTGCTCCTAAATCCTGGAAGATTTGTTTCAAACTATGCCTTTTTGCCTTCCTCTCACCTCAGATATAAACAATGAAATCCTTCTACgttattcagtttttcattttgttccgTTTAGTTGACGAATTAGTTCGTTCAATCGATGCTTTAACGTCTTTACAGATATGGTTTACTGTTCATCCTTAGTTCCACAGTTTTTTCGTTGCCTTTTCGATTTCTTCTTTAGATCAATTACATAATTGCATAATTACATAATTACATAATTACATAATTACATTCTTTAGATCAATTACAAATCTTTCCTGTTCTTTCTGATTtcgttgtttttctgttgatATACCggtttttctttcaaggtcAAACAACTAGAGAAGGAAAAACAGAGAGAAACATCCCTGAAAGAACAACTCGCAGAACAGGTGATCGAGAAAGACAACaccatgaaaatgaaaaccaagGTTCTCTCGGACCGTTTGGAAGGGGTTCTTATGGAGGCAGAAACTCTAAAAGGTTCATCAGCAAGAATGGAACAATTAGGAATGGAATGTCGGCGATTGGAAGGCGAAAACCTTCAAGTCATTGAAACTACGCAAAAGCTTCGGGAAGAGATTGTCAgtttgaagaaagaaaacgacCTCGTGAAACGAGCCTGCCAGCAGCTCCGCGCCGGGAGAAAATCCAACGCTGAGGAGAAAATCGTCCCTGAAGGTTCAAAATCACAAGTTGACAGAGAACCAGTAGCAAGGAATAAACCGATAGTTGCCAAAGTCGAACAGGTTGTTGAGAGAGTGAGTGCGGAGAAAACTAACGAATTGAAAGCAACGAAAGAAAGCCATCGGCGGAAGTCAAATGATACCTTTCCCAATGAAATAAAGATCTCCAAAGGTTCGCAAGCGCCTATGCCTCCATACAGAGGAGAAGAAAGGGGCAGGAAGCAGGAGCGAGGACAATCTAGGAACCAACGATCCCACAGCTCACCAGCAGTCAAACGTTACCCTTCGGCCCCAGACGTGAAACACAATACAGGCCCCGCATCCAAAGGCCCCTCGTCAAGTAACTCCAACCGTACTTCAGACTCAGATAAAACCACGTGTTCACGGAGCTCTTATTGCAGTCCCATCTTGTCCCTGGTGGACACGAGTCCCGTCCATCGGAACCCGTCAATGGATCGTCAGCCGCCACCCTCGGTGCCCAATCAATGTCCCAATTGTAAGAAGGAAAGACGAAGGCAGGGTATGCCGATTTCCAAGGAGTATGTGGCGCCCGGAAAATACGTATAACAAATTAGGAAAACGATTTCCCATTGGCTGTCATTGATAAAATGAACTTCACCCCAAGGTTAGAAAAAAATCGGAGTATTAACGGCTTACGAGAGCGTCAGTAACTCGAGACATGCGCATGAGACACGCGTCCGTGGGCATCTACATtaacaaaacaactttttcGAGACAGCAAGATAATGGCGTTTCATTAATGACAGTCAATACTAAATTGCTATTTTTCGCACTTACATGAAACAtagatgttttaaaatattttattgcgATTTACGTGTAGCCCATGTTTGTATTCAGACGttaagcgttttttttttcttcttcaatacGTAGAAGCGGCAGCATTGACTTTTCGTAATCGGATTGTAAATTGTTGCAGCAACTTCCGCGGGATCGATTTGCCAAAAGATATCGAGTCATTTAGTTCCAAGTGTAAAAAGTTATTACGCTCCAAACCAGAAATTTAGTCAGTAGACTCCTTTTATCCAGCGATACTAGGGAGCGAAATAAGTCCCTCTGTTCTTGGAGCGAAAACACTGTCGAATGAAATGACCTTAAACCTCCCAAAAAGTACAGTtaaattgctttcaatttGGGAATTACAATATAGTTTTGAAGGATGAAGTTagatgaggaaaaataagccaTGAAAATCGATGTGTTTCAAATTTAGGTGTCACGCAACATGGTGACTAAGATATGGTCTGACATAACGACCATGACTTGATGAAGAGATAAGGTTATAACAAGATAGTGACAGCAATGTTCCCTTCACATGACACTAGTAACTTGGTGATAACAAGGGGTGACATAGTGATTGCACCATAGTTGGACCAGATGGGCATAACATTATGTGACATGACATTCACGGCGTGACATAGTTGAGGTCAGAATATCATcaatgaaacattttgcagTCAGTTATCATTGGAACTTTCTGGAAGGTACCATTATACCTTCCACATTTTTTTACATAAGggctttttgttgtttattcattGACTTTCTaagttgaaaagttttttttaaattttaaggtAGTGTATGTGTGCATGAATGTTTCGGTAGCACCACTCATACCCTCATGCACGTGGGTAGGAAggatttgttgttattatctactttatttacttttttggcTTCATGGAAGGCTTTATTCAATTTCCATGTTTTTGCAAGTTTATAAAACTCCATTCTATAGCCGTCTTTGATGTACAGGTGCTGTTCAAACTTCAACATATGAACTGATGACATTAGCCATGACTACAAAACATTATATCCATTCTCATaagttttgcaacaaacgcAAACTCAGAACATATTTCCTTTTTATGCAACCaacctgaaaatttcattaataattaatgtaaAAACTGTGAAACCGAAAACTTTTTCTTGAAGAACTTGCATTGCTGCCTGTGTGAGAGAGTTATTTTTTCAATGCAGTGATGACAAAGCACTTAGGCTTATGCCCTAACATGGATGGCTACTAACTTGTAAAgcacaatattattaacaatCATGTACTATCCACAGTTCGAATAATAGGCTTTTC contains:
- the LOC141895633 gene encoding uncharacterized protein LOC141895633 isoform X2 codes for the protein MNEMASIEEEPGPANQLHGASDHEDRNSAASDNQEKEEQDSGHKHEQVNHDGIRGWNNELPVEIRSARLSEFISEMATVGRRLHSQLTSLHETVCSETEASKALSKKWDPFTPDLIARLHDSTSDVNSEVKVLERYLDQVRELISIGGAKANGLTELRFQENNNQPDDQKLCMKAKIQRDEEKKKCTKDVEMLRNQLQNNGAILNQEGLIRRLEIDRSKLELDNLNFKKQLKLIKEKLNERGQMDDELVSLTNVECNLGASEEEGFALSELVTLRKERKVLLSTVQRLQGHGINGGRKSDSFERSDATVQCKINVLGQIANEDVTLSNQLTELRKNLSELQREYDELEEESKSIAEENSKMMDEKRALEDSVDKLRSHITDALDSNLEEMEHLHREKEELARKAQLFEEDNKKVRDNFVELSKKNAAHLKSVLDEIERKDSLEDAVDHLSTAVQKLNEMNNQSLYSTATEACIPGDTAAEIHNSSLLSEIKTCKELIDSQRAQIRQLQVDKRDIEDSCISLKREVVVLKTKRGERRSLEYQSDSDSEGMTSTRKNSAERCEFLKQDILRLTKRGTELENVIKALKSDNSNLEEEKVCLLDSLYHQLEKNEKLEVQIEKLKGLMNEDIIANGLNPKTTTKLLQNGIQSGSNGERVSVNGNAVEGSLSGHRDINGNDSYPEELQKASVQLTEKLGTLQQQIREIENEKEKIQKDLDESRNNERELRGIVSTLEKEAMVNSHQLQKSQGVTDTLQGCLREAHEEKEELTESLEEITEEKTALEKKIETLENELNELKEKYQSTKGELESDLAGVDDMDHNKEQMRLIQAKLSDLSESLTDKDKDSSCEVVNAREQHSLSLEEQGNRITSMIETVRREVNLMKKEHEDAKTEQDDLKAKLDASETEKVSLQKNVRELDEKRRQVKSFITKLTEEKEALSEQIEEIKQQKTNLADALENVYQSKEGLQCQLEDALTKQHESSQSLFDVAAEVQSLKKSLSKVVEERDTLKEALLRSNSELQTLKKSEAKWNEKMTGAQVEADQNVQDKTEESKEDFEKRETENTSQSDAQAAVRMEDEDNSLVYEMVTTFDNESFAESAIEETPLLAQVEASPTLESLPPVDHHETRDDLYAQKQALEEEIERLKNWVESFSAEKQALEKENEAMLKANHDILRELEKAREQQRELRLRQEEVSALAKGDDISSQDLTASFEDNKSEKAQLQQEIQSKVDENDKMREALQFANSHKDTLEDKQRESQETIKELERSCEALKAEIEDLRRQSKDMEESYGTEKERLFLESDLRTKEVARLLEQVEYFEEQIQEKSQMLCELGDKLKEAETLVANIKSEKEVLEASLARAEEDKAKDSESIEQLKQELENTAKVHTETESTLKEVQSKLCNTDDDLEYGEEKKESLATKIDKLIEKEKLLILEIAVKSHENSKLQESVETLQGDKAFLARKLEETKMESNLIRDELQDLRNQASDLRKFIDDEAIVNKEEQTGEIPEKESTLLDAVSEYIEALTEKKASLEAKIEKVEASSREIQDNNKQLLQERTELTIQLQEALDKEHNDESNLKTRQGYDEVRLSREISDVRSLIEKLSLQKEKLGAALAHKEHQIATVTAEAIEKTKMLETKEKETESLSQRAVALEKAKDGSEKLLEELEREKTKVAILSQELESLKEHENADLHEVCNRLEEEKKAFMMAVNKSRELEKRLKRAEEETNRVLEQKNELEANVEAQAASIVSFERIGVESELKWKKEMDEKGKELDSLKQEMKKSNVAMTNLLRVVDDLNRKIAELEKHCLEAEKSRKEAAEEVNKLQAKLNDEKERKKALEAKCAEIEGTIANYEAERDGLRKQVANNDKEKHALYSNVKELEEKNKDKAKKLLDMNCTRTLLEDEYKKTNSEIQYLKEELAKKTSSLENIEKELTDSREFIHEGKDKNVQLKKEKEELSKALEATESKLRQAEAQTKKTTEQNEKLTDKLKAIEKEMTNLNSAFGEAKTKEEKLRDTMKTETEMAESELQSLNEECELLQQKLREVNGKNVELEKALEERFTLEKDLAKLKDEHKALGIFSQKLVDEKVDRDEAVREKQDMERQLRREKNERAKTEEELARLKREYEARKSSARKGDVQDQTDGGDSLQSEGEQIIASTEGSVLSAGVEIHFGSQPVLDNVNSGEEREEIARLQEEMEELKDEKDELNEIIDELRSKTKKLQTLTDSLIEEKENIEDKLDEDTKRHKEEIGSHVDRNKELSRKVEVLVKDKNLLREELKAMEKRYAEESKKLEDALEKRKQEVELVTNTTKADKAKRFESELAESKKKVKELESKLERMNFEKQQWIAANEDAETKLDHAHTELENKKVEIKSLQDEVLKYKRSRSERRKHIDTPKNDTKELSQLRKELEEKENAIESLEDKFATHRRQSLERENEIHIHVDRIQEKQKEKDSKIAALEEEIKEYKRKVHQGVGESPVAITDKDYKEKIAKFQTELAEKERRIGSLEEAIVEYKRTRFEQERDFQAKEAHLAAAREELYKTMKETCEEGQRMESVRHANKKLQEALALTKENENKLRKKLQAVQGKEKSQSSILEERRRSASKENGLECIAENVRSSNLAELNLAPPGMESNQLEKRLSSSSLENAKREIATLEAQGQELRSELRKARDQVFDLQLELSDALRALRQKERLRDQDRKLFQSSIEDMEKEYNKMRKEFSALITMEKNRSSYITVVELKGSLKKAESDMLEAISNTSDLLNKAKNDIKESRRVESEKEMAERSSERSRGFIEKSTQENKDLLKQLDEAWKERDRLTKKLKRLEVTQVLLKQILNESSVEIERFKRLVDDSGKWEKQRVTSSGSQKPTVNTRELETQSDLTSIDLEEAEKLKDRLEELRKNIRGLEACLEDERSKGEGHLLDYLREKNRLNAEISALKQCVKETTGKNDKLQSMVNELRGKLQHTQREKATAEIEVSDVRSEVHKLRKLSYDERAEKNSLMQVNAELKRSLQGTKEKDGKVVKESERVKELKKEKERLTAENGMLRKSLKDDKENFAAVCKELENAKKRISEVSNGKEAVIKKNVALETELQVMKDKFSSLEQDRDEFKNQCRHIEENCKDLDNERAKLIADARSYKAKMEKTNQDMQSKCEAKEKEAASLQTKVDRLSALQRKLESDCRGMEKEKERAVAQARSLESDKQRIETINRDQRAEIERLRLDKGNHREINEKLKNLFAEKDKLETMNKDLEMDMRRLYRALDAKGEEMNKVVQELHDMASKVKQLEKEKQRETSLKEQLAEQVIEKDNTMKMKTKVLSDRLEGVLMEAETLKGSSARMEQLGMECRRLEGENLQVIETTQKLREEIVSLKKENDLVKRACQQLRAGRKSNAEEKIVPEGSKSQVDREPVARNKPIVAKVEQVVERVSAEKTNELKATKESHRRKSNDTFPNEIKISKGSQAPMPPYRGEERGRKQERGQSRNQRSHSSPAVKRYPSAPDVKHNTGPASKGPSSSNSNRTSDSDKTTCSRSSYCSPILSLVDTSPVHRNPSMDRQPPPSVPNQCPNCKKERRRQGMPISKEYVAPGKYV